In Oreochromis aureus strain Israel breed Guangdong linkage group 15, ZZ_aureus, whole genome shotgun sequence, a single genomic region encodes these proteins:
- the LOC116333137 gene encoding high choriolytic enzyme 1-like isoform X6 translates to MPCCIMWLLAAFCMSTVGSVPISPTSPSTGNVSLTATTTGGYEMATAATPRDYAISLNHTMNTTSSAPVGATPLNYALNTTSLAEVGPRFLTDALNATSPAADYATSFNDTHITSNTTGSASGAAAPEPESSKNESAETLKEFNQDMPVQEGDILIPENRNAVQTLWPDATIPYIITDELVSRGAEIKAAFKMISDVACIRFKKRDTESNYLNLVTGNGCASFVGCQGGAQQLFFASMCTVGNLCHELLHALGLYHEHTREDRDKYVTVNWQNIVAGKENNFKVKHGNTQNLPYDLTSIMHYGRDFFSTNGNPTVLPKQSGVEIGQRTHLSQLDIERLNKLYRCGKF, encoded by the exons ATGCCCTGCTGCATTATGTGGCTGCTAGCTGCCTTCTGCATGTCAACAG TTGGCAGTGTTCCCATCAGTCCCACCAGTCCTTCCACAG GTAATGTTTCTTTAACTGCCACTACCACGGGTGGGTATGAGATGGCCACTGCAGCGACTCCAAGAG attaTGCCATTTCTCTAAATCACACCATGAATACCACCAGCTCTGCTCCAG TTGGTGCAACTCCTTTAAATTATGCTCTGAATACCACCAGTCTTGCTGAAG TTGGTCCGAGATTTTTAACTGATGCCCTGAATGCCACCAGTCCTGCTGCAG atTATGCCACATCTTTCAATGACACCCACATTACTTCAAATACAACTGGCTCTGCTTCAG GTGCTGCAGCTCCAGAACCTGAATCTTCAAAGAATGAGAGTGCAGAAACTTTGAAAG AGTTTAATCAAGACATGCCAGTCCAGGAGGGAGACATTCTAATTCCG GAGAACAGAAATGCTGTACAGACTCTGTGGCCGGATGCCACCATCCCTTACATCATCACTGATGAACTGG TTTCCCGAGgggcagaaattaaagctgccTTTAAGATGATATCGGATGTCGCATGTATTCGTTTTAAGAAACGAGACACTGAGTCGAACTATTTGAATCTTGTGACTGGCAATGG CTGTGCCTCATTCGTTGGTTGTCAAGGAGGAGCCCAGCAGCTCTTCTTTGCTTCAATGTGCACCGTGGGGAACCTTTGCCATGAACTGCTCCATGCTCTGGGACTGTATCATGAACACACTCGTGAAGACCGGGATAAATATGTCACAGTGAACTGGCAGAATATTGTGGCAG GGAAAGAAAATAACTTCAAGGTGAAGCATGGAAACACTCAAAACCTACCCTATGATCTCACGTCCATAATGCACTATGGGCG GGATTTCTTCAGTACAAATGGAAATCCAACTGTGTTGCCTAAGCAGAGTGGTGTGGAGATAGGTCAGAGGACACATCTGAGCCAGCTTGACATAGAAAGACTGAATAAACTCTACCGCTGTGGTAAATTTTGA
- the LOC116333137 gene encoding high choriolytic enzyme 1-like isoform X4 produces the protein MPCCIMWLLAAFCMSTVGSVPISPTSPSTGNVSLTATTTGGYEMATAATPRDYAISLNHTMNTTSSAPVGATPLNDALNASSLAEVGATPLNYALNTTSLAEVGPRFLTDALNATSPAADYATSFNDTHITSNTTGSASGAAAPEPESSKNESAETLKEFNQDMPVQEGDILIPENRNAVQTLWPDATIPYIITDELVSRGAEIKAAFKMISDVACIRFKKRDTESNYLNLVTGNGCASFVGCQGGAQQLFFASMCTVGNLCHELLHALGLYHEHTREDRDKYVTVNWQNIVAGKENNFKVKHGNTQNLPYDLTSIMHYGRDFFSTNGNPTVLPKQSGVEIGQRTHLSQLDIERLNKLYRCGKF, from the exons ATGCCCTGCTGCATTATGTGGCTGCTAGCTGCCTTCTGCATGTCAACAG TTGGCAGTGTTCCCATCAGTCCCACCAGTCCTTCCACAG GTAATGTTTCTTTAACTGCCACTACCACGGGTGGGTATGAGATGGCCACTGCAGCGACTCCAAGAG attaTGCCATTTCTCTAAATCACACCATGAATACCACCAGCTCTGCTCCAG TTGGTGCAACTCCTTTAAATGATGCCCTGAATGCCAGCAGTCTTGCTGAAG TTGGTGCAACTCCTTTAAATTATGCTCTGAATACCACCAGTCTTGCTGAAG TTGGTCCGAGATTTTTAACTGATGCCCTGAATGCCACCAGTCCTGCTGCAG atTATGCCACATCTTTCAATGACACCCACATTACTTCAAATACAACTGGCTCTGCTTCAG GTGCTGCAGCTCCAGAACCTGAATCTTCAAAGAATGAGAGTGCAGAAACTTTGAAAG AGTTTAATCAAGACATGCCAGTCCAGGAGGGAGACATTCTAATTCCG GAGAACAGAAATGCTGTACAGACTCTGTGGCCGGATGCCACCATCCCTTACATCATCACTGATGAACTGG TTTCCCGAGgggcagaaattaaagctgccTTTAAGATGATATCGGATGTCGCATGTATTCGTTTTAAGAAACGAGACACTGAGTCGAACTATTTGAATCTTGTGACTGGCAATGG CTGTGCCTCATTCGTTGGTTGTCAAGGAGGAGCCCAGCAGCTCTTCTTTGCTTCAATGTGCACCGTGGGGAACCTTTGCCATGAACTGCTCCATGCTCTGGGACTGTATCATGAACACACTCGTGAAGACCGGGATAAATATGTCACAGTGAACTGGCAGAATATTGTGGCAG GGAAAGAAAATAACTTCAAGGTGAAGCATGGAAACACTCAAAACCTACCCTATGATCTCACGTCCATAATGCACTATGGGCG GGATTTCTTCAGTACAAATGGAAATCCAACTGTGTTGCCTAAGCAGAGTGGTGTGGAGATAGGTCAGAGGACACATCTGAGCCAGCTTGACATAGAAAGACTGAATAAACTCTACCGCTGTGGTAAATTTTGA
- the LOC116333137 gene encoding high choriolytic enzyme 1-like isoform X1 yields the protein MPCCIMWLLAAFCMSTVGSVPISPTSPSTGNVSLTATTTGGYEMATAATPRDYAISLNHTMNTTSSAPVGATPLNDALNASSLAEDNAIYLNDTFNTTSSAPVGATPLNYALNTTSLAEVSVLVGPRFLTDALNATSPAADYATSFNDTHITSNTTGSASGAAAPEPESSKNESAETLKEFNQDMPVQEGDILIPENRNAVQTLWPDATIPYIITDELVSRGAEIKAAFKMISDVACIRFKKRDTESNYLNLVTGNGCASFVGCQGGAQQLFFASMCTVGNLCHELLHALGLYHEHTREDRDKYVTVNWQNIVAGKENNFKVKHGNTQNLPYDLTSIMHYGRDFFSTNGNPTVLPKQSGVEIGQRTHLSQLDIERLNKLYRCGKF from the exons ATGCCCTGCTGCATTATGTGGCTGCTAGCTGCCTTCTGCATGTCAACAG TTGGCAGTGTTCCCATCAGTCCCACCAGTCCTTCCACAG GTAATGTTTCTTTAACTGCCACTACCACGGGTGGGTATGAGATGGCCACTGCAGCGACTCCAAGAG attaTGCCATTTCTCTAAATCACACCATGAATACCACCAGCTCTGCTCCAG TTGGTGCAACTCCTTTAAATGATGCCCTGAATGCCAGCAGTCTTGCTGAAG ACAATGCCATATATTTAAATGACACCTTCAATACCACCAGCTCTGCTCCAG TTGGTGCAACTCCTTTAAATTATGCTCTGAATACCACCAGTCTTGCTGAAG TTTCTGTTTTAGTTGGTCCGAGATTTTTAACTGATGCCCTGAATGCCACCAGTCCTGCTGCAG atTATGCCACATCTTTCAATGACACCCACATTACTTCAAATACAACTGGCTCTGCTTCAG GTGCTGCAGCTCCAGAACCTGAATCTTCAAAGAATGAGAGTGCAGAAACTTTGAAAG AGTTTAATCAAGACATGCCAGTCCAGGAGGGAGACATTCTAATTCCG GAGAACAGAAATGCTGTACAGACTCTGTGGCCGGATGCCACCATCCCTTACATCATCACTGATGAACTGG TTTCCCGAGgggcagaaattaaagctgccTTTAAGATGATATCGGATGTCGCATGTATTCGTTTTAAGAAACGAGACACTGAGTCGAACTATTTGAATCTTGTGACTGGCAATGG CTGTGCCTCATTCGTTGGTTGTCAAGGAGGAGCCCAGCAGCTCTTCTTTGCTTCAATGTGCACCGTGGGGAACCTTTGCCATGAACTGCTCCATGCTCTGGGACTGTATCATGAACACACTCGTGAAGACCGGGATAAATATGTCACAGTGAACTGGCAGAATATTGTGGCAG GGAAAGAAAATAACTTCAAGGTGAAGCATGGAAACACTCAAAACCTACCCTATGATCTCACGTCCATAATGCACTATGGGCG GGATTTCTTCAGTACAAATGGAAATCCAACTGTGTTGCCTAAGCAGAGTGGTGTGGAGATAGGTCAGAGGACACATCTGAGCCAGCTTGACATAGAAAGACTGAATAAACTCTACCGCTGTGGTAAATTTTGA
- the LOC116333137 gene encoding high choriolytic enzyme 1-like isoform X2 gives MPCCIMWLLAAFCMSTVGSVPISPTSPSTGNVSLTATTTGGYEMATAATPRDYAISLNHTMNTTSSAPVGATPLNDALNASSLAEDNAIYLNDTFNTTSSAPVGATPLNYALNTTSLAEVGPRFLTDALNATSPAADYATSFNDTHITSNTTGSASGAAAPEPESSKNESAETLKEFNQDMPVQEGDILIPENRNAVQTLWPDATIPYIITDELVSRGAEIKAAFKMISDVACIRFKKRDTESNYLNLVTGNGCASFVGCQGGAQQLFFASMCTVGNLCHELLHALGLYHEHTREDRDKYVTVNWQNIVAGKENNFKVKHGNTQNLPYDLTSIMHYGRDFFSTNGNPTVLPKQSGVEIGQRTHLSQLDIERLNKLYRCGKF, from the exons ATGCCCTGCTGCATTATGTGGCTGCTAGCTGCCTTCTGCATGTCAACAG TTGGCAGTGTTCCCATCAGTCCCACCAGTCCTTCCACAG GTAATGTTTCTTTAACTGCCACTACCACGGGTGGGTATGAGATGGCCACTGCAGCGACTCCAAGAG attaTGCCATTTCTCTAAATCACACCATGAATACCACCAGCTCTGCTCCAG TTGGTGCAACTCCTTTAAATGATGCCCTGAATGCCAGCAGTCTTGCTGAAG ACAATGCCATATATTTAAATGACACCTTCAATACCACCAGCTCTGCTCCAG TTGGTGCAACTCCTTTAAATTATGCTCTGAATACCACCAGTCTTGCTGAAG TTGGTCCGAGATTTTTAACTGATGCCCTGAATGCCACCAGTCCTGCTGCAG atTATGCCACATCTTTCAATGACACCCACATTACTTCAAATACAACTGGCTCTGCTTCAG GTGCTGCAGCTCCAGAACCTGAATCTTCAAAGAATGAGAGTGCAGAAACTTTGAAAG AGTTTAATCAAGACATGCCAGTCCAGGAGGGAGACATTCTAATTCCG GAGAACAGAAATGCTGTACAGACTCTGTGGCCGGATGCCACCATCCCTTACATCATCACTGATGAACTGG TTTCCCGAGgggcagaaattaaagctgccTTTAAGATGATATCGGATGTCGCATGTATTCGTTTTAAGAAACGAGACACTGAGTCGAACTATTTGAATCTTGTGACTGGCAATGG CTGTGCCTCATTCGTTGGTTGTCAAGGAGGAGCCCAGCAGCTCTTCTTTGCTTCAATGTGCACCGTGGGGAACCTTTGCCATGAACTGCTCCATGCTCTGGGACTGTATCATGAACACACTCGTGAAGACCGGGATAAATATGTCACAGTGAACTGGCAGAATATTGTGGCAG GGAAAGAAAATAACTTCAAGGTGAAGCATGGAAACACTCAAAACCTACCCTATGATCTCACGTCCATAATGCACTATGGGCG GGATTTCTTCAGTACAAATGGAAATCCAACTGTGTTGCCTAAGCAGAGTGGTGTGGAGATAGGTCAGAGGACACATCTGAGCCAGCTTGACATAGAAAGACTGAATAAACTCTACCGCTGTGGTAAATTTTGA
- the LOC116333137 gene encoding high choriolytic enzyme 1-like isoform X3 encodes MPCCIMWLLAAFCMSTVGSVPISPTSPSTGNVSLTATTTGGYEMATAATPRDYAISLNHTMNTTSSAPVGATPLNDALNASSLAEVGATPLNYALNTTSLAEVSVLVGPRFLTDALNATSPAADYATSFNDTHITSNTTGSASGAAAPEPESSKNESAETLKEFNQDMPVQEGDILIPENRNAVQTLWPDATIPYIITDELVSRGAEIKAAFKMISDVACIRFKKRDTESNYLNLVTGNGCASFVGCQGGAQQLFFASMCTVGNLCHELLHALGLYHEHTREDRDKYVTVNWQNIVAGKENNFKVKHGNTQNLPYDLTSIMHYGRDFFSTNGNPTVLPKQSGVEIGQRTHLSQLDIERLNKLYRCGKF; translated from the exons ATGCCCTGCTGCATTATGTGGCTGCTAGCTGCCTTCTGCATGTCAACAG TTGGCAGTGTTCCCATCAGTCCCACCAGTCCTTCCACAG GTAATGTTTCTTTAACTGCCACTACCACGGGTGGGTATGAGATGGCCACTGCAGCGACTCCAAGAG attaTGCCATTTCTCTAAATCACACCATGAATACCACCAGCTCTGCTCCAG TTGGTGCAACTCCTTTAAATGATGCCCTGAATGCCAGCAGTCTTGCTGAAG TTGGTGCAACTCCTTTAAATTATGCTCTGAATACCACCAGTCTTGCTGAAG TTTCTGTTTTAGTTGGTCCGAGATTTTTAACTGATGCCCTGAATGCCACCAGTCCTGCTGCAG atTATGCCACATCTTTCAATGACACCCACATTACTTCAAATACAACTGGCTCTGCTTCAG GTGCTGCAGCTCCAGAACCTGAATCTTCAAAGAATGAGAGTGCAGAAACTTTGAAAG AGTTTAATCAAGACATGCCAGTCCAGGAGGGAGACATTCTAATTCCG GAGAACAGAAATGCTGTACAGACTCTGTGGCCGGATGCCACCATCCCTTACATCATCACTGATGAACTGG TTTCCCGAGgggcagaaattaaagctgccTTTAAGATGATATCGGATGTCGCATGTATTCGTTTTAAGAAACGAGACACTGAGTCGAACTATTTGAATCTTGTGACTGGCAATGG CTGTGCCTCATTCGTTGGTTGTCAAGGAGGAGCCCAGCAGCTCTTCTTTGCTTCAATGTGCACCGTGGGGAACCTTTGCCATGAACTGCTCCATGCTCTGGGACTGTATCATGAACACACTCGTGAAGACCGGGATAAATATGTCACAGTGAACTGGCAGAATATTGTGGCAG GGAAAGAAAATAACTTCAAGGTGAAGCATGGAAACACTCAAAACCTACCCTATGATCTCACGTCCATAATGCACTATGGGCG GGATTTCTTCAGTACAAATGGAAATCCAACTGTGTTGCCTAAGCAGAGTGGTGTGGAGATAGGTCAGAGGACACATCTGAGCCAGCTTGACATAGAAAGACTGAATAAACTCTACCGCTGTGGTAAATTTTGA
- the LOC116333137 gene encoding high choriolytic enzyme 1-like isoform X5 → MPCCIMWLLAAFCMSTVGSVPISPTSPSTGNVSLTATTTGGYEMATAATPRDYAISLNHTMNTTSSAPVGATPLNYALNTTSLAEVSVLVGPRFLTDALNATSPAADYATSFNDTHITSNTTGSASGAAAPEPESSKNESAETLKEFNQDMPVQEGDILIPENRNAVQTLWPDATIPYIITDELVSRGAEIKAAFKMISDVACIRFKKRDTESNYLNLVTGNGCASFVGCQGGAQQLFFASMCTVGNLCHELLHALGLYHEHTREDRDKYVTVNWQNIVAGKENNFKVKHGNTQNLPYDLTSIMHYGRDFFSTNGNPTVLPKQSGVEIGQRTHLSQLDIERLNKLYRCGKF, encoded by the exons ATGCCCTGCTGCATTATGTGGCTGCTAGCTGCCTTCTGCATGTCAACAG TTGGCAGTGTTCCCATCAGTCCCACCAGTCCTTCCACAG GTAATGTTTCTTTAACTGCCACTACCACGGGTGGGTATGAGATGGCCACTGCAGCGACTCCAAGAG attaTGCCATTTCTCTAAATCACACCATGAATACCACCAGCTCTGCTCCAG TTGGTGCAACTCCTTTAAATTATGCTCTGAATACCACCAGTCTTGCTGAAG TTTCTGTTTTAGTTGGTCCGAGATTTTTAACTGATGCCCTGAATGCCACCAGTCCTGCTGCAG atTATGCCACATCTTTCAATGACACCCACATTACTTCAAATACAACTGGCTCTGCTTCAG GTGCTGCAGCTCCAGAACCTGAATCTTCAAAGAATGAGAGTGCAGAAACTTTGAAAG AGTTTAATCAAGACATGCCAGTCCAGGAGGGAGACATTCTAATTCCG GAGAACAGAAATGCTGTACAGACTCTGTGGCCGGATGCCACCATCCCTTACATCATCACTGATGAACTGG TTTCCCGAGgggcagaaattaaagctgccTTTAAGATGATATCGGATGTCGCATGTATTCGTTTTAAGAAACGAGACACTGAGTCGAACTATTTGAATCTTGTGACTGGCAATGG CTGTGCCTCATTCGTTGGTTGTCAAGGAGGAGCCCAGCAGCTCTTCTTTGCTTCAATGTGCACCGTGGGGAACCTTTGCCATGAACTGCTCCATGCTCTGGGACTGTATCATGAACACACTCGTGAAGACCGGGATAAATATGTCACAGTGAACTGGCAGAATATTGTGGCAG GGAAAGAAAATAACTTCAAGGTGAAGCATGGAAACACTCAAAACCTACCCTATGATCTCACGTCCATAATGCACTATGGGCG GGATTTCTTCAGTACAAATGGAAATCCAACTGTGTTGCCTAAGCAGAGTGGTGTGGAGATAGGTCAGAGGACACATCTGAGCCAGCTTGACATAGAAAGACTGAATAAACTCTACCGCTGTGGTAAATTTTGA
- the ttll2 gene encoding probable tubulin polyglutamylase TTLL2 — MAASLVFRLHDRGPELVREVLLERGWEEYNEGEREEEDWNLYWRGSSFQTSQYHNLLPWQRLNHHPKTVGITRKDCLARNLRRMKATFGSALYDFSPTTFILPNDYTCFLAEYNRLRLARGTSVYWIVKPVDLSRGRGIFIFEDIKDLVYDCSVVIQRYISSSLLISGYKFDLRIYVCVKSFHPLTVYIHQEGLVRFATEKFNLSSLHNLYAHLTNTSINKFGPFYKTEKGRVGRGCKWTMSKFRHFLHSQQINELLLWQRINNIVTLTLLAIATSVPSCPNCVELFGFDILIDAKFKPWLLEVNYSPALTLDCQADISVKKKLVSDVIDMMNYTLTDSLRDRAYRKHRYKQPCFKANHPSAPVLSTLNHQKKKRGNKGSHTQILPLLKTSHQPEKTKRGKLKQRDLEANYQRCLPPVELSKIREARCRIINTSAIKLHTNQTPNPILGQDSRTNESALNRQSRQPLVSYLMNNGSFYRSDVTNHDNTETEAERQCSGETDVSSLIPDTQESEEAFTRPAASWKLPNIYSTKPVRITAEKTTGNGQHIPPVKVGDFIRTFPFNRATLKASQHELDIRTILQEIQSLTGQLVLGKGHKMKSRREEKVTADKDADTDFDSLLWGPKDPPLISQCFKST, encoded by the exons ATGGCTGCATCCTTGGTGTTCAGACTGCACGACAGAGGCCCCGAGCTGGTGAGGGAGGTGCTTCTGGAGCGAGGGTGGGAGGAGTATAATGAAGGAGAGCGTGAGGAGGAAGACTGGAACCTTTACTGGCGAGGCTCTTCATTTCAGACCTCGCAATATCACAACCTGCTGCCGTGGCAACGCCTCAACCACCATCCTAAAACTGTTGGCATCACACGCAAG GATTGCTTGGCACGCAACCTGAGGAGAATGAAAGCAACATTTGGTTCGGCTCTCTATGACTTCAGTCCCACCACTTTCATCCTCCCCAATGACTACACCTGCTTCCTGGCTGAGTACAACAGACTGCGTCTGGCCAGAGGAACATCGGTCTACTGGATAGTTAAGCCTGTGGATCTCTCCAGAGGCCGAGGGATCTTCATCTTCGAGGATATTAAGGACTTGGTTTATGATTGCTCTGTTGTCATTCAGAGGTACATTAGCAGCTCTCTGCTGATCTCCGGCTACAAGTTTGACTTGAGGATTTACGTGTGTGTGAAGAGCTTTCATCCACTGACTGTGTACATTCATCAAGAAGGCCTGGTGCGTTTTGCCACTGAGAAGTTCAACCTGTCATCTCTGCATAACTTGTATGCTCACCTCACTAACACCAGCATCAACAAGTTCGGTCCCTTCTACAAAACCGAAAAAGGAAGAGTGGGCCGGGGATGTAAGTGGACCATGAGCAAATTCAGACATTTTCTCCACAGTCAACAGATCAACGAGCTGCTTCTGTGGCAGAGGATCAACAACATCGTCACTCTGACCCTCCTCGCCATTGCTACATCAGTGCCCTCCTGTCCTAACTGTGTGGAGTTGTTTGGATTTGACATCCTCATAGATGCCAAGTTTAAGCCCTGGCTGCTGGAGGTCAACTACAGCCCTGCACTCACGCTGGACTGCCAAGCTGATATTTCAGTGAAGAAAAAGCTAGTCAGTGATGTCATTGATATGATGAACTACACATTGACTGACAGCTTAAGAGACAGAGCTTATCGGAAACATAGATACAAGCAACCTTGTTTTAAGGCAAACCACCCGTCTGCACCTGTGCTCTCAACGTTAAACCatcagaagaaaaagagaggtaACAAGGGCTCGCACACTCAAATTCTCCCTCTGCTAAAAACATCTCATCAGCCTGAAAAGACAAAACGGGGTAAGCTTAAACAGCGTGACCTTGAAGCCAACTACCAAAGATGCCTTCCCCCTGTTGAATTATCGAAGATACGTGAAGCTAGATGCAGAATAATTAACACCAGTGCTATCAAACTGCACACCAACCAGACCCCAAACCCGATACTGGGCCAGGATTCAAGGACAAATGAGTCAGCGTTGAACAGACAGTCTCGTCAGCCTCTTGTATCGTACCTCATGAACAACGGGTCTTTTTACAGGTCTGATGTTACAAACCATGACAACACTGAAACAGAAGCTGAGAGGCAGTGCTCAGGAGAGACAGACGTTTCCTCTTTGATACCTGACACCCAGGAGAGTGAGGAAGCATTCACACGGCCTGCTGCGTCCTGGAAGCTCCCAAACATTTACAG CACAAAGCCAGTTCGGATCACTGCGGAGAAAACCACAGGGAATGGACAACATATTCCACCGGTGAAGGTTGGAGACTTCATAAGGACGTTTCCATTTAACAGGGCTACTCTGAAAGCCTCGCAGCACGAACTGGACATAAGGACAATCCTACAGGAGATTCAGAGCCTAACTGGTCAGTTGGTTTTAGGCAAAGGACACAAGATGAAGAGCAGGAGAGAAGAGAAGGTGACGGCAGATAAGGATGCTGATACTGACTTTGATTCGCTGTTGTGGGGACCGAAAGATCCTCCACTGATCAGCCAATGCTTCAAATCAACTTAA